One Brassica napus cultivar Da-Ae chromosome C4, Da-Ae, whole genome shotgun sequence genomic region harbors:
- the LOC106426999 gene encoding uncharacterized protein LOC106426999, which produces MKKPIPKIRVFGQRSIAPSFLNPNSIPVEDDSSSKKVNKCASFSEFLDSKLNNKSVLFKPNNAQKSSQEGPRLFTSLVSSKDVTHLSHRFGMEKKASQEKKIGDGGLEKTMLRQFKPIETQISEHVVMSRADASLEPLDQATAEEVDLLTTSFTEINDDIIVKDDKLSKKRKDPFEGMESMDRTRKPVLVFGDDSKSVQEEGERGSNSTSCKKQKPTYNHYANGSGFWDRDMEGVDSEEVGHGEVWEGVGSTTFGDIVDWH; this is translated from the exons atgaagaaaccAATTcctaaaattagggttttcggcCAGCGATCGATCGCCCCTTCTTTCCTTAATCCTAATTCGATTCC TGTGGAAGACGACTCTTCGTCGAAGAAAGTGAACAAGTGCGCTTCGTTTTCAGAGTTTCTCGATAGCAAGCTTAACAACAAATCTGTGCTCTTTAAGCCCAACAACGCTCAG AAATCATCACAGGAAGGACCAAGACTTTTCACCTCATTGGTTAGCTCCAAGGATGTGACACATCTCTCTCATCGGTTTGGGATGGAGAAAAAGGCTtcacaagaaaagaaaattggGGATGGTGGCCTTGAAAAGACAATGCTTCGGCAGTTTAAGCCAATAGAGACCCAGATAAGCGAACATGTTGTGATGAGTAGGGCCGATGCGAGTCTTGAGCCCTTGGATCAAGCCACTGCTGAAGAGGTTGATCTTTTGACGACAAGCTTTACTGAGATCAATGATGATATCATTGTTAAGGATGATAAACTATcgaagaagagaaaagatcCTTTCGAAG GTATGGAGAGCATGGATAGAACGAGAAAGCCTGTTTTAGTCTTTGGAGACGACTCAAAGTCGGTGCAAGAGGAAGGTGAAAGAGGAAGCAACAGCACCAGTTGTAAGAAGCAGAAACCCACTTATAACCATT ATGCAAATGGCTCAGGGTTTTGGGACCGTGACATGGAAGGTGTTGACTCGGAAGAAGTGGGACATGGTGAAGTGTGGGAAGGAGTTGGTTCGACCACGTTCGGGGATATAGTTGATTGGCACTAA